The following proteins are encoded in a genomic region of Arachis stenosperma cultivar V10309 chromosome 4, arast.V10309.gnm1.PFL2, whole genome shotgun sequence:
- the LOC130972952 gene encoding V-type proton ATPase subunit c''2, with protein MSTATSSSWGTALVKISPYTFSAIGIAVSIGVSVLGAAWGIYITGSSLIGAAIKAPRITSKNLISVIFCEAVAIYGVIVAIILQTKLESVPSSQIYAAESLRAGYAIFASGLIVGFANLVCGLCVGIIGSSCALSDAQNSSLFVKILVIEIFGSALGLFGVIVGIIMSAQATWPTKV; from the exons ATGTCTACCGCCACATCCAGCTCTTGGGGTACTGCGCTCGTTAAGATCTCTCCTTACACCTTCTCCGCCATCGGCATCGCCGTCTCCATCGGTGTCTCAGTTCTCGGTGCTGCTTG GGGAATTTACATAACTGGTAGCAGCTTGATCGGTGCTGCAATCAAGGCTCCCCGAATCACTTCCAAGAATCTCATTAG TGTAATCTTCTGTGAAGCTGTTGCTATTTATGGTGTTATTGTGGCCATCATTCTACAAACAAAATTAGAAAGCGTTCCTTCATCACAGATCTATGCAGCCGAGTCTCTTAGGGCTGGATATGCAATCTTTGCTTCCGGACTTATTGTTGGCTTCGCAAATCTTGTTTGTGG ATTGTGTGTAGGAATAATTGGAAGCAGTTGTGCGTTGTCTGATGCTCAAAACTCCTCTCTCTTTGTGAAGATTCTTGTGATTGAAATTTTTGGTAGTGCTCTTGGGCTATTTGGAGTTATTGTTGGAATCATTATGTCAGCTCAAGCAACATGGCCAACAAAGGTTTAA
- the LOC130973219 gene encoding serine/threonine-protein kinase TIO, giving the protein MTVENYHVIELVGEGSFGKVYKGRRKHSGQTVAMKFIMKHGKTENDIHNLRQEIEILRKLKHENIIQMLDSFESPQEFCVVTEFAQGELFEILEDDKCLPEEQVQAIAKQLVKALHYLHSNRIIHRDMKPQNILIGAGSVVKLCDFGFARAMSTNTVVLRSIKGTPLYMAPELVREQPYTHTVDLWSLGVILYELYVGQPPFYTNSVYALIRHIVKDPVKYPESMSPSFKSFLKGLLNKAPESRLTWPALLEHPFVKETSDELEDRALCEITGSPGDCDAARRTIQNSTGCNYPKSGLLEHNSSPHENKALLKSPKPDKENSLVPDESPGISNQSAITESGCQRLDQLENNSRTVKGAKIIGQDSEALGHILLPLKKWSNGSQNICSDQVLIEANQSLRIVSNLVAAGVLSLNGKMDELITEILLFIGSVLSVKSSELIDLIAKGFSITKVLLENYGACTSSSYFRHWVAIVEIYSQIVTSSSEASGRVLSESSACITVMLSRVVKVLRSSQILDPDTHNETVGRVLEHAKTSGLVDNLCLCLATSGSSLISGSSNMLRAATEACRAVWSFINALDIYFMKKSSPLFPINALWNHSLNRKQIMDHGQSPLTVTDTSQIVDAVTRAYLRSKAVQVAVYYCFHQRIESAMNCSLQLLSRCCIHSGTVAALLCGLPTTLPVTTLVSGGGDGTIISEIFSVLSLCINSANKDAQSGEPNNVQCKLSYPSALVRHSCLTLAIIAQCLKSTGRNSAIFMLTTSHKKQFARLSCLAHHMSSDDKAKASQTASAFLALASILFLESGASVESQIADIAMPLIPRTFALCDHLKISSCKKNDNELDPDYLSGKLSYWQGVRDGFVGLLDSRLKWGGPLAVQQFCASGIPLLLIGLLGNDVLNEAHGNECLNDRVGLSPVGVVWTISSISHCLSGSALTFRHILIRSEHIKLITSLICDVHIKIVKGWIGPGGGRAGVRELINAVVDLLAFPFVVLQNAPGLPSSATASVNSGFLLNIGSPGQRVCLEDKDMVKAIQEDMNKYIKILVEVGVPVIILRCLDHMELADLGRPVAFLAKMVFHRPLAIQLVSKGLLEPNRMRRLFDCSGPKEVTLDTLMIVSDLARMDKRFYECIQGASILEFLKDFLSHEDPNFRAKACCALGNMCRHSAYFYSSFARHQIVGLLIDRCSDPDKRTRKFACFAIGNAAYHDDTLYEELRRSIPQLANVLQMAEDDKTKVNAAGALSNLVRHSDKLCEEIVSKGAIQSLLKLISDCAVSALNPSRNESATESPMKIALFSLTKMCAYPLCRRFIRSSPLFPVIRSLKQSPEPNIGKYANMIIDKVAES; this is encoded by the exons ATGACCGTCGAGAACTACCACGTCATCGAGCTCGTCGGCGAGGGTTCCTTCGGGAAAGTCTATAAAGGGAGGCGCAAACATTCCGGTCAG ACTGTTGCGATGAAGTTCATAATGAAGCACGGTAAAACCGAAAATGATATTCACAACCTCAGGCAAGAAATCGAG ATCTTAAGAAAGTTGAAGCATGAAAACATTATCCAGATGCTTGATTCATTTGAAAGTCCACAAGAGTTTTGTGTTGTCACAGAATTTGCTCAA GGGGAGCTATTTGAGATTCTCGAGGATGATAAGTGCCTTCCTGAAGAACAAGTTCAAGCAATTGCAAAACAACTG GTAAAAGCGTTACATTATTTGCATTCCAACCGAATCATCCATCGTGATATGAAGCCGCAGAATATTCTTATTGGTGCTGGATCTGTTGTCAAG CTATGCGATTTTGGTTTTGCACGAGCAATGTCCACAAATACAGTTGTCTTGCGATCCATAAAAG GAACTCCTCTATACATGGCTCCAGAGCTTGTACGGGAACAACCTTACACCCACACTGTTGATTTATGGTCTCTCGGTGTTATATT ATATGAGTTGTATGTTGGCCAACCTCCTTTTTACACAAATTCTGTGTATGCTCTCATCAGACACATTGTCAAG GATCCAGTTAAATATCCAGAGAGCATGAGTCCCAGTTTCAAAAGCTTTTTGAAGGGCCTGCTAAACAAG GCACCTGAAAGTCGTTTAACTTGGCCTGCACTTCTTGAACACCCATTTGTTAAAGAGACTTCTGATGAACTTGAAGACAGG GCATTGTGTGAGATTACCGGCTCACCTGGGGACTGTGATGCTGCAAGGAGgaccattcaaaattcaacaG GTTGTAACTATCCCAAGTCTGGTTTGTTGGAGCATAATTCTTCTCCACATGAGAATAAAGCTCTGTTAAAGAGCCCTAAACCAGACAAGGAGAATTCATTAGTTCCTGATGAGTCCCCTGGAATCTCAAATCAATCTGCTATAACAGAGTCAG GTTGCCAAAGATTGGATCAACTTGAAAATAACTCTCGAACAGTCAAAGGTGCAAAAATAATTGGTCAAGATAGTGAAGCTTTGGGGCATATTCTTCTACCACTTAAAAAGTGGTCAAATGGATCTCAAAATATTTGCAG TGATCAAGTACTCATTGAGGCAAACCAATCACTAAGGATTGTTTCAAATCTTGTTGCGGCTGGTGTGCTAAGTCTTAATGGGAAAATGGATGAACTTATAACTGAAATTCTTCTATTCATTGGGTCTGTTCTAAGCGTGAAATCCTCTGAACTCATAGACTTGATAGCAAAG GGTTTCTCCATCACAAAAGTTTTGCTAGAAAACTATGGGGCTTGCACTTCAAGTTCTTACTTCAGGCACTGGGTTGCAATTGTTGAAATTTATTCTCAG ATTGTAACTTCAAGCAGTGAAGCATCTGGAAGGGTACTGTCTGAGTCTAGTGCCTGCATTACAGTCATGCTATCTAGAGTTGTTAAGGTGCTTAGATCATCTCAAATTTTGGATCCAGATACACATAATGAAACTGTTGGTAGAGTTTTAGAACATGCTAAAACATCTGGTCTAGTAGACAATTTGTGTCTGTGCTTAGCCACTTCAGGTTCGAGTCTCATCTCAGGCTCTTCGAATATGCTACGGGCTGCTACTGAAGCATGCAGGGCTGTCTGGTCTTTTATTAATGCACTGGATATATACTTTATGAAAAAGAGTTCCCCTTTGTTTCCCATAAACGCTTTGTGGAATCATTCGTTGAATAGGAAGCAAATTATGGATCATGGGCAAAGTCCCTTGACTGTTACAGATACCTCCCAAATTGTTGATGCAGTAACGAGAGCATACTTGAGATCTAAAGCTGTACAAGTTGCTGTTTACTATTGTTTTCACCAGCGTATTGAGTCTGCCATGAATTGTAGTCTCCAG CTTTTGTCAAGGTGCTGCATACACAGTGGCACTGTTGCAGCTCTCCTTTGTGGTCTACCTACTACCCTTCCGGTGACTACTCTTGttagtggtggtggtgatggtaCTATTATTTCAGAGATATTCTCTGTTTTGTCGTTATGTATTAACTCTGCTAACAAAGATGCACAGAGTGGGGAACCAAATAATGTTCAGTGCAAATTATCATATccctctgctttggttcgtcaTTCATGTCTCACTCTTGCAATAATTGCACAATGCTTGAAGTCAACTGGACGAAATTCAGCAATTTTTATGCTGACTACCTCACATAAGAAGCAGTTTGCTAGACTATCATGTCTAGCCCATCATATGTCTTCAGATGACAAGGCAAAAGCTTCTCAAACTGCATCAGCATTTTTGGCTCTGGCGTCCATTTTATTTCTTGAATCTGGGGCTTCAGTTGAGTCTCAAATAGCTGACATTGCTATGCCTTTAATCCCTCGAACTTTTGCTCTGTGTGACCATCTTAAAATTTCATCTTGCAAAAAGAATGACAATGAATTGGATCCTGACTACCTAAGTGGGAAGCTTTCATATTGGCAAGGGGTAAGAGATGGATTTGTTGGTCTATTAGATTCCAGACTGAAATGGGGAGGACCATTAGCTGTTCAGCAGTTTTGTGCAAGTGGTATCCCTCTTCTTCTTATTGGCTTATTAGGCAATGATGTTTTAAATGAGGCACATGGAAATGAGTGCCTGAATGATAGAGTTGGATTATCTCCAGTTGGGGTTGTATGGACTATTTCTTCGATCTCTCACTGTCTTTCAGGCAGTGCTTTGACTTTTCGCCATATTTTAATTAGAAGTGAACACATTAAGCTCATCACCAGCTTGATATGTGATGTTCATATTAAGATAGTAAAAGGCTGGATTGGACCTGGTGGAGGACGAGCAGGAGTAAGAGAACTAATAAATGCAGTAGTAGATCTCTTAGCATTTCCTTTTGTTGTGCTGCAAAATGCCCCTGGTCTGCCATCATCAGCCACTGCTTCTGTGAACAGTGGGTTTCTACTCAACATTGGTTCACCTGGTCAGAGAGTCTGCTTGGAGGACAAGGATATGGTTAAGGCCATACAAGAAGACATGAACAAATACATTAAGATCCTTGTGGAG GTGGGTGTGCCTGTTATTATCCTTCGATGCCTAGATCATATGGAGTTGGCTGACTTGGGCAGACCTGTTGCCTTCCTTGCCAAAATGGTATTCCACCGGCCTTTAGCAATTCAACTTGTGAGTAAAGGACTTTTGGAACCAAACAGGATGAGAAGGTTATTTGATTGTTCAGGCCCAAAAGAAGTTACACTGGACACACTAATGATAGTTTCTGATCTTGCTCGCATGGACAAG AGATTCTATGAGTGTATCCAAGGTGCTTCTATTTTGGAGTTCTTAAAAGATTTTCTTTCACATGAAGATCCCAATTTCCGTGCCAAAGCTTGTTGTGCTCTTGGAAATATGTGTCGTCATAGCGCCTATTTTTACAGTTCATTT GCAAGGCACCAAATTGTTGGCCTCCTGATCGATAGGTGCTCTGATCCTGACAAAAGGACACGAAAGTTTGCTTGCTTTGCA ATTGGAAATGCGGCTTACCACGATGATACATTGTATGAAGAGCTGAGAAGATCTATTCCTCAGTTGGCTAATGTACTGCAGATGGCAGAGGACGACAAGACTAAGGTAAATGCAGCAGGTGCACTCAGCAATTTGGTTCGACACTCTGACAAGCTTTGTGAAGAAATAGTGTCCAAAGGAGCGATTCAG TCTCTGTTGAAGTTAATTTCTGACTGCGCGGTGTCAGCCCTAAATCCAAGCAGGAATGAGTCAGCAACTGAATCTCCAATGAAGATTGCTCTCTTTTCCTTAACAAAGATGTGTGCATACCCACTTTGCAGACGGTTCATTCGTTCGTCACCTTTGTTCCCAGTCATTCGAAGTCTTAAACAGTCACCGGAACCAAACATTGGCAAATATGCTAACATGATCATTGACAAAGTTGCCGAATCATGA